One Malus sylvestris chromosome 14, drMalSylv7.2, whole genome shotgun sequence DNA segment encodes these proteins:
- the LOC126599928 gene encoding uncharacterized protein LOC126599928 isoform X3, which translates to MADSNSVDVILDFLRKNRFSRAEAALRSELGNRSDLNGFLQKLTLEEKDSGRSLEAENGDKLVVENQGLGSRNGGEVSKELIVKEIECGTGRNGSESKLKIAASIGERNKSIEVAGTNHKSFAFSKGLEDTVLDLYSWKSSPSNGPAEPYQNDGGGIIANFPEPQISQQSKNHTTEVPDSGKAIVKYGEEISFSGEKKTSWSGSTSKASVEFKCDRTQTSEPKELEQLKTSTTVFKENAAGNPWSRIEEPTNPPSEMWKDCSVKTVFPFSKGDVSTSYDSAPGSDKKEGKRKTELADIRATVKEQVDEVGRALYLSQSQGISEQKTISNLVFPILSENQKEEFPRLPPVKLKSEDKPLNVNWEEKFERDGPGAKLSIADNAHLIGSYLDVPIGQEINSSDYGSGGKRPVGGSWLSVSQGIAEDASDLVSGFATVGDGLSESIDYPYWDSDEYDDDDDVGYMRQPIEDEAWFLAHEIDYPSDNEKGTGHGSVPDPQERGPTKDEDDDQSFAEEDSYFSGERCFQAKNVEPIISSDDPIGLSVTELYGRTDDNGLIAQYDGQLMDEEELNLMRSEPVWQGFVTQTNELIMLGNGKVVNESGRPRLEEVCVDDDQLGSVRSIGVGINSDAADIGSEVRESLIGGSSEGDLEYFRDHDVGIGGPQKNHQDSDKKRIDRLERDKKKTSKHEASKYIVENDNGVFRQKKNHSEGGFSFPPPLRDGQLVQASSSKPLWSNNFNAVVTEEPDDDNMLASWREKSNESSPRMSSRDERNANAVRSTNSTPSTLSNYAYAEREHAKQEEDEKIAAVREEDTGASLEDEEAAAVQEQVRQIKAQEEEFETFNLKIVHRKNRTGFEEDKNFQVVLNSVLAGRYHVTEYLGSAAFSKAIQAHDLHTGMDVCVKIIKNNKDFFDQSLDEIKLLKYVNKHDPGDKYHILRLYDYFYYREHLLIVCELLKANLYEFHKFNRESGGEVYFTMPRLQSITIQCLEALQFLHGLGMIHCDLKPENILVKSYSRCEVKVIDLGSSCFETDHLCSYVQSRSYRAPEVILGLPYDKKIDIWSLGCILAELCTGNVLFQNDSPATLLARVMGIISPIDQGMLAKGRDTYKYFTKNHMLYERNQETNRLEYLIPKKTSLRHRLPMGDQGFIDFVAHLLEINPKKRPSASEALKHPWLSYPYEPISS; encoded by the exons ATGGCGGACTCAAACTCTGTTGACGTTATTCTGGACTTTCTGCGGAAGAATAGGTTTTCAAGAGCAGAGGCAGCTCTGCGAAGTGAGCTTGGTAATCGCTCTGATTTGAATGGTTTCCTTCAGAAGCTTACTCTTGAAGAGAAGGATTCAGGTCGTTCGTTGGAAGCTGAAAACGGGGACAAGCTAGTGGTGGAAAATCAAGGCTTGGGATCTCGGAATGGTGGTGAAGTCTCTAAGGAACTTATAGTGAAAGAGATAGAGTGTGGAACTGGTAGAAATGGGTCTGAAAGCAAATTGAAAATTGCTGCTTCTATTGGGGAGCGGAATAAGTCTATTGAGGTGGCTGGGACAAATCACAAGAGCTTTGCATTCTCTAAAGGTTTAGAGGACACCGTGCTTGATTTATATTCTTGGAAGTCCAGTCCGAGCAATGGACCTGCAGAACCTTATCAAAATGATGGTGGTGGTATTATCGCTAACTTCCCAGAGCCTCAGATATCCCAACAATCAAAGAATCATACAACTGAAGTTCCTGATTCAGGTAAAGCCATTGTGAAATATGGAGAAGAGATTAGCTTTTCTGGTGAAAAGAAAACCTCTTGGTCTGGAAGTACTAGCAAAGCTAGTGTCGAATTCAAGTGTGACAGAACCCAAACAAGCGAACCTAAGGAACTTGAACAACTTAAGACGAGTACCACAGTTTTCAAAGAAAATGCAGCAGGGAATCCTTGGTCAAGAATCGAAGAACCAACGAATCCACCTTCAGAGATGTGGAAAGATTGTTCCGTCAAGACCGTGTTTCCTTTCTCCAAGGGTGATGTGTCAACGAGTTATGATAGTGCTCCTGGTTCTGacaaaaaagaaggaaagagaaaaactGAGTTGGCTGATATTAGGGCAACAGTAAAGGAGCAGGTTGATGAGGTGGGAAGAGCTTTATACTTAAGCCAGTCACAAGGGATTTCTGAGCAAAAGACCATTAGTAATTTAGTTTTTCCTATTTTGTCTGAGAATCAAAAGGAAGAGTTCCCTAGGCTGCCACCCGTCAAACTCAAGTCAGAGGACAAACCATTGAATGTTAATTGGGAGGAAAAGTTTGAAAGAGACGGACCAGGCGCAAAACTCAGCATTGCTGACAATGCTCATCTTATTGGGTCATATTTGGATGTACCTATTGGACAAGAAATCAACTCTTCAG ATTATGGTTCAGGTGGAAAAAGGCCTGTAGGAGGTAGTTGGCTGTCTGTAAGTCAGGGGATTGCAGAGGACGCATCTGATCTGGTTTCTGGTTTTGCTACTGTTGGTGATGGTTTGAGTGAATCGATTGACTACCCATATTGGGACTCTGATGAAtatgacgatgatgatgatgtcGGATACATGAGACAACCGATTGAAGATGAGGCGTGGTTTTTGGCCCATGAAATTGATTACCCTAGTGACAATGAAAAAGGAACAGGTCATGGCAGTGTTCCAGATCCACAGGAAAGGGGTCCAACCAAAGATGAGGATGATGATCAATCTTTTGCTGAGGAGGATTCTTATTTCTCTGGTGAGCGGTGCTTCCAAGCGAAAAATGTTGAACCGATTATAAGTTCAGATGATCCTATAGGATTATCAGTGACTGAATTGTATGGGAGAACTGATGATAATGGTTTAATAGCTCAATATGATGGACAATTGATGGATGAAGAGGAGCTTAATTTAATGCGTTCAGAACCTGTCTGGCAGGGCTTTGTCACTCAGACCAATGAACTCATCATGTTAGGGAATGGGAAAGTTGTGAATGAGAGTGGAAGGCCACGTTTGGAGGAGGTTTGTGTGGATGACGACCAGCTTGGTTCAGTAAGATCAATAGGTGTGGGAATCAATAGCGATGCTGCTGATATCGGCAGCGAAGTGCGGGAAAGTTTGATTGGTGGCAGTAGTGAAGGGGATCTAGAATACTTTCGGGACCATGATGTAGGAATTGGTGGGCCACAGAAGAATCATCAGGACTCAGATAAGAAACGTATTGATAGACTTGAGAGGGATAAGAAGAAAACTAGTAAACATGAGGCAAGTAAATATATAGTTGAGAATGATAATGGTGTATTTAGACAGAAGAAAAATCATTCAGAAGGGGGATTTTCATTCCCGCCGCCACTGAGAGATGGACAATTGGTGCAGGCAAGCTCTAGTAAACCGTTATGGTCAAACAACTTCAATGCTGTTGTCACTGAAGAACCTGATGATGATAACATGCTTGCTTCATGGAGGGAGAAAAGTAACGAGTCCTCACCTAGAATGAGTTCTAGGGATGAAAGAAATGCTAATGCTGTTAGATCCACAAACTCTACTCCCTCAACGCTCTCTAATTATGCTTATGCTGAAAGAGAGCACGCCaagcaagaagaagatgagaaaaTTGCTGCTGTTAGGGAAGAAGATACGGGGGCATCACTTGAGGATGAAGAGGCGGCTGCTGTGCAAGAACAAGTAAGGCAAATAAAGGCTCAAGAGGAAGAGTTTGAGACCTTCAACCTCAAGATTGTGCACAGGAAAAACAG AACTGGCTTTGAGGAGgacaaaaattttcaagttgttttgAATTCTGTATTAGCTGGCCGCTATCATGTTACTGAATATCTTGGATCAGCAGCATTCAGCAAAGCCATACAAGCTCATGATCTACATACAGGCATGGATGTGTGTGTGAAAATTATAAAGAACAACAAAGACTTCTTTGATCAGAGCCTTGATGAGATAAAGCTTCTCAAATACGTCAATAAGCATGATCCTGGTGACAAGTATCACATTCTTCGGTTGTACGATTACTTCTACTATCGA GAACATTTGTTAATAGTATGTGAACTTCTCAAAGCAAACTTGTATgaatttcataaatttaatCGGGAGTCAGGAGGGGAGGTCTACTTCACAATGCCACGACTGCAG TCAATTACGATTCAGTGTCTAGAGGCGCTTCAGTTTTTGCATGGCCTTGGCATGATACACTGTGACTTGAAGCCTGAGAATATACTGGTCAAAAGCTACAGTAGATGTGAGGTCAAAGTCATTGATCTTGGGAGTAGTTGCTTTGAGACGGATCATCTCTGCTCCTACGTTCAGTCCAGATCCTATCGTGCTCCTGAGGTTATCTTGGGACTTCCATATGATAAGAAGATAGATATATGGTCGCTTGGCTGCATCTTGGCTGAACTTTGTACTGGCAAT GTACTCTTCCAGAATGATTCCCCTGCAACTTTACTTGCACGGGTGATGGGAATCATTTCCCCTATTGATCAAGGCATGCTAGCCAAAGGACGTGATACATACAAATACTTcacaaaaaatcacatgcttTATGAACGGAATCAG GAAACAAACAGACTGGAATACCTGATACCAAAGAAGACATCCTTGAGGCACAGGCTTCCAATGGGGGACCAAGGCTTCATAGACTTCGTTGCTCATCTGCTTGAGATAAACCCGAAGAAGCGCCCTTCTGCATCTGAAGCTCTGAAGCACCCGTGGCTATCATATCCTTACGAACCCATATCATCGTGA
- the LOC126599928 gene encoding uncharacterized protein LOC126599928 isoform X2, with product MLVGFRRLKMADSNSVDVILDFLRKNRFSRAEAALRSELGNRSDLNGFLQKLTLEEKDSGRSLEAENGDKLVVENQGLGSRNGGEVSKELIVKEIECGTGRNGSESKLKIAASIGERNKSIEVAGTNHKSFAFSKGLEDTVLDLYSWKSSPSNGPAEPYQNDGGGIIANFPEPQISQQSKNHTTEVPDSGKAIVKYGEEISFSGEKKTSWSGSTSKASVEFKCDRTQTSEPKELEQLKTSTTVFKENAAGNPWSRIEEPTNPPSEMWKDCSVKTVFPFSKGDVSTSYDSAPGSDKKEGKRKTELADIRATVKEQVDEVGRALYLSQSQGISEQKTISNLVFPILSENQKEEFPRLPPVKLKSEDKPLNVNWEEKFERDGPGAKLSIADNAHLIGSYLDVPIGQEINSSGGKRPVGGSWLSVSQGIAEDASDLVSGFATVGDGLSESIDYPYWDSDEYDDDDDVGYMRQPIEDEAWFLAHEIDYPSDNEKGTGHGSVPDPQERGPTKDEDDDQSFAEEDSYFSGERCFQAKNVEPIISSDDPIGLSVTELYGRTDDNGLIAQYDGQLMDEEELNLMRSEPVWQGFVTQTNELIMLGNGKVVNESGRPRLEEVCVDDDQLGSVRSIGVGINSDAADIGSEVRESLIGGSSEGDLEYFRDHDVGIGGPQKNHQDSDKKRIDRLERDKKKTSKHEASKYIVENDNGVFRQKKNHSEGGFSFPPPLRDGQLVQASSSKPLWSNNFNAVVTEEPDDDNMLASWREKSNESSPRMSSRDERNANAVRSTNSTPSTLSNYAYAEREHAKQEEDEKIAAVREEDTGASLEDEEAAAVQEQVRQIKAQEEEFETFNLKIVHRKNRTGFEEDKNFQVVLNSVLAGRYHVTEYLGSAAFSKAIQAHDLHTGMDVCVKIIKNNKDFFDQSLDEIKLLKYVNKHDPGDKYHILRLYDYFYYREHLLIVCELLKANLYEFHKFNRESGGEVYFTMPRLQSITIQCLEALQFLHGLGMIHCDLKPENILVKSYSRCEVKVIDLGSSCFETDHLCSYVQSRSYRAPEVILGLPYDKKIDIWSLGCILAELCTGNVLFQNDSPATLLARVMGIISPIDQGMLAKGRDTYKYFTKNHMLYERNQETNRLEYLIPKKTSLRHRLPMGDQGFIDFVAHLLEINPKKRPSASEALKHPWLSYPYEPISS from the exons ATGCTTGTAGGTTTTAGGAGGCTGAAAATGGCGGACTCAAACTCTGTTGACGTTATTCTGGACTTTCTGCGGAAGAATAGGTTTTCAAGAGCAGAGGCAGCTCTGCGAAGTGAGCTTGGTAATCGCTCTGATTTGAATGGTTTCCTTCAGAAGCTTACTCTTGAAGAGAAGGATTCAGGTCGTTCGTTGGAAGCTGAAAACGGGGACAAGCTAGTGGTGGAAAATCAAGGCTTGGGATCTCGGAATGGTGGTGAAGTCTCTAAGGAACTTATAGTGAAAGAGATAGAGTGTGGAACTGGTAGAAATGGGTCTGAAAGCAAATTGAAAATTGCTGCTTCTATTGGGGAGCGGAATAAGTCTATTGAGGTGGCTGGGACAAATCACAAGAGCTTTGCATTCTCTAAAGGTTTAGAGGACACCGTGCTTGATTTATATTCTTGGAAGTCCAGTCCGAGCAATGGACCTGCAGAACCTTATCAAAATGATGGTGGTGGTATTATCGCTAACTTCCCAGAGCCTCAGATATCCCAACAATCAAAGAATCATACAACTGAAGTTCCTGATTCAGGTAAAGCCATTGTGAAATATGGAGAAGAGATTAGCTTTTCTGGTGAAAAGAAAACCTCTTGGTCTGGAAGTACTAGCAAAGCTAGTGTCGAATTCAAGTGTGACAGAACCCAAACAAGCGAACCTAAGGAACTTGAACAACTTAAGACGAGTACCACAGTTTTCAAAGAAAATGCAGCAGGGAATCCTTGGTCAAGAATCGAAGAACCAACGAATCCACCTTCAGAGATGTGGAAAGATTGTTCCGTCAAGACCGTGTTTCCTTTCTCCAAGGGTGATGTGTCAACGAGTTATGATAGTGCTCCTGGTTCTGacaaaaaagaaggaaagagaaaaactGAGTTGGCTGATATTAGGGCAACAGTAAAGGAGCAGGTTGATGAGGTGGGAAGAGCTTTATACTTAAGCCAGTCACAAGGGATTTCTGAGCAAAAGACCATTAGTAATTTAGTTTTTCCTATTTTGTCTGAGAATCAAAAGGAAGAGTTCCCTAGGCTGCCACCCGTCAAACTCAAGTCAGAGGACAAACCATTGAATGTTAATTGGGAGGAAAAGTTTGAAAGAGACGGACCAGGCGCAAAACTCAGCATTGCTGACAATGCTCATCTTATTGGGTCATATTTGGATGTACCTATTGGACAAGAAATCAACTCTTCAG GTGGAAAAAGGCCTGTAGGAGGTAGTTGGCTGTCTGTAAGTCAGGGGATTGCAGAGGACGCATCTGATCTGGTTTCTGGTTTTGCTACTGTTGGTGATGGTTTGAGTGAATCGATTGACTACCCATATTGGGACTCTGATGAAtatgacgatgatgatgatgtcGGATACATGAGACAACCGATTGAAGATGAGGCGTGGTTTTTGGCCCATGAAATTGATTACCCTAGTGACAATGAAAAAGGAACAGGTCATGGCAGTGTTCCAGATCCACAGGAAAGGGGTCCAACCAAAGATGAGGATGATGATCAATCTTTTGCTGAGGAGGATTCTTATTTCTCTGGTGAGCGGTGCTTCCAAGCGAAAAATGTTGAACCGATTATAAGTTCAGATGATCCTATAGGATTATCAGTGACTGAATTGTATGGGAGAACTGATGATAATGGTTTAATAGCTCAATATGATGGACAATTGATGGATGAAGAGGAGCTTAATTTAATGCGTTCAGAACCTGTCTGGCAGGGCTTTGTCACTCAGACCAATGAACTCATCATGTTAGGGAATGGGAAAGTTGTGAATGAGAGTGGAAGGCCACGTTTGGAGGAGGTTTGTGTGGATGACGACCAGCTTGGTTCAGTAAGATCAATAGGTGTGGGAATCAATAGCGATGCTGCTGATATCGGCAGCGAAGTGCGGGAAAGTTTGATTGGTGGCAGTAGTGAAGGGGATCTAGAATACTTTCGGGACCATGATGTAGGAATTGGTGGGCCACAGAAGAATCATCAGGACTCAGATAAGAAACGTATTGATAGACTTGAGAGGGATAAGAAGAAAACTAGTAAACATGAGGCAAGTAAATATATAGTTGAGAATGATAATGGTGTATTTAGACAGAAGAAAAATCATTCAGAAGGGGGATTTTCATTCCCGCCGCCACTGAGAGATGGACAATTGGTGCAGGCAAGCTCTAGTAAACCGTTATGGTCAAACAACTTCAATGCTGTTGTCACTGAAGAACCTGATGATGATAACATGCTTGCTTCATGGAGGGAGAAAAGTAACGAGTCCTCACCTAGAATGAGTTCTAGGGATGAAAGAAATGCTAATGCTGTTAGATCCACAAACTCTACTCCCTCAACGCTCTCTAATTATGCTTATGCTGAAAGAGAGCACGCCaagcaagaagaagatgagaaaaTTGCTGCTGTTAGGGAAGAAGATACGGGGGCATCACTTGAGGATGAAGAGGCGGCTGCTGTGCAAGAACAAGTAAGGCAAATAAAGGCTCAAGAGGAAGAGTTTGAGACCTTCAACCTCAAGATTGTGCACAGGAAAAACAG AACTGGCTTTGAGGAGgacaaaaattttcaagttgttttgAATTCTGTATTAGCTGGCCGCTATCATGTTACTGAATATCTTGGATCAGCAGCATTCAGCAAAGCCATACAAGCTCATGATCTACATACAGGCATGGATGTGTGTGTGAAAATTATAAAGAACAACAAAGACTTCTTTGATCAGAGCCTTGATGAGATAAAGCTTCTCAAATACGTCAATAAGCATGATCCTGGTGACAAGTATCACATTCTTCGGTTGTACGATTACTTCTACTATCGA GAACATTTGTTAATAGTATGTGAACTTCTCAAAGCAAACTTGTATgaatttcataaatttaatCGGGAGTCAGGAGGGGAGGTCTACTTCACAATGCCACGACTGCAG TCAATTACGATTCAGTGTCTAGAGGCGCTTCAGTTTTTGCATGGCCTTGGCATGATACACTGTGACTTGAAGCCTGAGAATATACTGGTCAAAAGCTACAGTAGATGTGAGGTCAAAGTCATTGATCTTGGGAGTAGTTGCTTTGAGACGGATCATCTCTGCTCCTACGTTCAGTCCAGATCCTATCGTGCTCCTGAGGTTATCTTGGGACTTCCATATGATAAGAAGATAGATATATGGTCGCTTGGCTGCATCTTGGCTGAACTTTGTACTGGCAAT GTACTCTTCCAGAATGATTCCCCTGCAACTTTACTTGCACGGGTGATGGGAATCATTTCCCCTATTGATCAAGGCATGCTAGCCAAAGGACGTGATACATACAAATACTTcacaaaaaatcacatgcttTATGAACGGAATCAG GAAACAAACAGACTGGAATACCTGATACCAAAGAAGACATCCTTGAGGCACAGGCTTCCAATGGGGGACCAAGGCTTCATAGACTTCGTTGCTCATCTGCTTGAGATAAACCCGAAGAAGCGCCCTTCTGCATCTGAAGCTCTGAAGCACCCGTGGCTATCATATCCTTACGAACCCATATCATCGTGA
- the LOC126599928 gene encoding uncharacterized protein LOC126599928 isoform X1 yields MLVGFRRLKMADSNSVDVILDFLRKNRFSRAEAALRSELGNRSDLNGFLQKLTLEEKDSGRSLEAENGDKLVVENQGLGSRNGGEVSKELIVKEIECGTGRNGSESKLKIAASIGERNKSIEVAGTNHKSFAFSKGLEDTVLDLYSWKSSPSNGPAEPYQNDGGGIIANFPEPQISQQSKNHTTEVPDSGKAIVKYGEEISFSGEKKTSWSGSTSKASVEFKCDRTQTSEPKELEQLKTSTTVFKENAAGNPWSRIEEPTNPPSEMWKDCSVKTVFPFSKGDVSTSYDSAPGSDKKEGKRKTELADIRATVKEQVDEVGRALYLSQSQGISEQKTISNLVFPILSENQKEEFPRLPPVKLKSEDKPLNVNWEEKFERDGPGAKLSIADNAHLIGSYLDVPIGQEINSSDYGSGGKRPVGGSWLSVSQGIAEDASDLVSGFATVGDGLSESIDYPYWDSDEYDDDDDVGYMRQPIEDEAWFLAHEIDYPSDNEKGTGHGSVPDPQERGPTKDEDDDQSFAEEDSYFSGERCFQAKNVEPIISSDDPIGLSVTELYGRTDDNGLIAQYDGQLMDEEELNLMRSEPVWQGFVTQTNELIMLGNGKVVNESGRPRLEEVCVDDDQLGSVRSIGVGINSDAADIGSEVRESLIGGSSEGDLEYFRDHDVGIGGPQKNHQDSDKKRIDRLERDKKKTSKHEASKYIVENDNGVFRQKKNHSEGGFSFPPPLRDGQLVQASSSKPLWSNNFNAVVTEEPDDDNMLASWREKSNESSPRMSSRDERNANAVRSTNSTPSTLSNYAYAEREHAKQEEDEKIAAVREEDTGASLEDEEAAAVQEQVRQIKAQEEEFETFNLKIVHRKNRTGFEEDKNFQVVLNSVLAGRYHVTEYLGSAAFSKAIQAHDLHTGMDVCVKIIKNNKDFFDQSLDEIKLLKYVNKHDPGDKYHILRLYDYFYYREHLLIVCELLKANLYEFHKFNRESGGEVYFTMPRLQSITIQCLEALQFLHGLGMIHCDLKPENILVKSYSRCEVKVIDLGSSCFETDHLCSYVQSRSYRAPEVILGLPYDKKIDIWSLGCILAELCTGNVLFQNDSPATLLARVMGIISPIDQGMLAKGRDTYKYFTKNHMLYERNQETNRLEYLIPKKTSLRHRLPMGDQGFIDFVAHLLEINPKKRPSASEALKHPWLSYPYEPISS; encoded by the exons ATGCTTGTAGGTTTTAGGAGGCTGAAAATGGCGGACTCAAACTCTGTTGACGTTATTCTGGACTTTCTGCGGAAGAATAGGTTTTCAAGAGCAGAGGCAGCTCTGCGAAGTGAGCTTGGTAATCGCTCTGATTTGAATGGTTTCCTTCAGAAGCTTACTCTTGAAGAGAAGGATTCAGGTCGTTCGTTGGAAGCTGAAAACGGGGACAAGCTAGTGGTGGAAAATCAAGGCTTGGGATCTCGGAATGGTGGTGAAGTCTCTAAGGAACTTATAGTGAAAGAGATAGAGTGTGGAACTGGTAGAAATGGGTCTGAAAGCAAATTGAAAATTGCTGCTTCTATTGGGGAGCGGAATAAGTCTATTGAGGTGGCTGGGACAAATCACAAGAGCTTTGCATTCTCTAAAGGTTTAGAGGACACCGTGCTTGATTTATATTCTTGGAAGTCCAGTCCGAGCAATGGACCTGCAGAACCTTATCAAAATGATGGTGGTGGTATTATCGCTAACTTCCCAGAGCCTCAGATATCCCAACAATCAAAGAATCATACAACTGAAGTTCCTGATTCAGGTAAAGCCATTGTGAAATATGGAGAAGAGATTAGCTTTTCTGGTGAAAAGAAAACCTCTTGGTCTGGAAGTACTAGCAAAGCTAGTGTCGAATTCAAGTGTGACAGAACCCAAACAAGCGAACCTAAGGAACTTGAACAACTTAAGACGAGTACCACAGTTTTCAAAGAAAATGCAGCAGGGAATCCTTGGTCAAGAATCGAAGAACCAACGAATCCACCTTCAGAGATGTGGAAAGATTGTTCCGTCAAGACCGTGTTTCCTTTCTCCAAGGGTGATGTGTCAACGAGTTATGATAGTGCTCCTGGTTCTGacaaaaaagaaggaaagagaaaaactGAGTTGGCTGATATTAGGGCAACAGTAAAGGAGCAGGTTGATGAGGTGGGAAGAGCTTTATACTTAAGCCAGTCACAAGGGATTTCTGAGCAAAAGACCATTAGTAATTTAGTTTTTCCTATTTTGTCTGAGAATCAAAAGGAAGAGTTCCCTAGGCTGCCACCCGTCAAACTCAAGTCAGAGGACAAACCATTGAATGTTAATTGGGAGGAAAAGTTTGAAAGAGACGGACCAGGCGCAAAACTCAGCATTGCTGACAATGCTCATCTTATTGGGTCATATTTGGATGTACCTATTGGACAAGAAATCAACTCTTCAG ATTATGGTTCAGGTGGAAAAAGGCCTGTAGGAGGTAGTTGGCTGTCTGTAAGTCAGGGGATTGCAGAGGACGCATCTGATCTGGTTTCTGGTTTTGCTACTGTTGGTGATGGTTTGAGTGAATCGATTGACTACCCATATTGGGACTCTGATGAAtatgacgatgatgatgatgtcGGATACATGAGACAACCGATTGAAGATGAGGCGTGGTTTTTGGCCCATGAAATTGATTACCCTAGTGACAATGAAAAAGGAACAGGTCATGGCAGTGTTCCAGATCCACAGGAAAGGGGTCCAACCAAAGATGAGGATGATGATCAATCTTTTGCTGAGGAGGATTCTTATTTCTCTGGTGAGCGGTGCTTCCAAGCGAAAAATGTTGAACCGATTATAAGTTCAGATGATCCTATAGGATTATCAGTGACTGAATTGTATGGGAGAACTGATGATAATGGTTTAATAGCTCAATATGATGGACAATTGATGGATGAAGAGGAGCTTAATTTAATGCGTTCAGAACCTGTCTGGCAGGGCTTTGTCACTCAGACCAATGAACTCATCATGTTAGGGAATGGGAAAGTTGTGAATGAGAGTGGAAGGCCACGTTTGGAGGAGGTTTGTGTGGATGACGACCAGCTTGGTTCAGTAAGATCAATAGGTGTGGGAATCAATAGCGATGCTGCTGATATCGGCAGCGAAGTGCGGGAAAGTTTGATTGGTGGCAGTAGTGAAGGGGATCTAGAATACTTTCGGGACCATGATGTAGGAATTGGTGGGCCACAGAAGAATCATCAGGACTCAGATAAGAAACGTATTGATAGACTTGAGAGGGATAAGAAGAAAACTAGTAAACATGAGGCAAGTAAATATATAGTTGAGAATGATAATGGTGTATTTAGACAGAAGAAAAATCATTCAGAAGGGGGATTTTCATTCCCGCCGCCACTGAGAGATGGACAATTGGTGCAGGCAAGCTCTAGTAAACCGTTATGGTCAAACAACTTCAATGCTGTTGTCACTGAAGAACCTGATGATGATAACATGCTTGCTTCATGGAGGGAGAAAAGTAACGAGTCCTCACCTAGAATGAGTTCTAGGGATGAAAGAAATGCTAATGCTGTTAGATCCACAAACTCTACTCCCTCAACGCTCTCTAATTATGCTTATGCTGAAAGAGAGCACGCCaagcaagaagaagatgagaaaaTTGCTGCTGTTAGGGAAGAAGATACGGGGGCATCACTTGAGGATGAAGAGGCGGCTGCTGTGCAAGAACAAGTAAGGCAAATAAAGGCTCAAGAGGAAGAGTTTGAGACCTTCAACCTCAAGATTGTGCACAGGAAAAACAG AACTGGCTTTGAGGAGgacaaaaattttcaagttgttttgAATTCTGTATTAGCTGGCCGCTATCATGTTACTGAATATCTTGGATCAGCAGCATTCAGCAAAGCCATACAAGCTCATGATCTACATACAGGCATGGATGTGTGTGTGAAAATTATAAAGAACAACAAAGACTTCTTTGATCAGAGCCTTGATGAGATAAAGCTTCTCAAATACGTCAATAAGCATGATCCTGGTGACAAGTATCACATTCTTCGGTTGTACGATTACTTCTACTATCGA GAACATTTGTTAATAGTATGTGAACTTCTCAAAGCAAACTTGTATgaatttcataaatttaatCGGGAGTCAGGAGGGGAGGTCTACTTCACAATGCCACGACTGCAG TCAATTACGATTCAGTGTCTAGAGGCGCTTCAGTTTTTGCATGGCCTTGGCATGATACACTGTGACTTGAAGCCTGAGAATATACTGGTCAAAAGCTACAGTAGATGTGAGGTCAAAGTCATTGATCTTGGGAGTAGTTGCTTTGAGACGGATCATCTCTGCTCCTACGTTCAGTCCAGATCCTATCGTGCTCCTGAGGTTATCTTGGGACTTCCATATGATAAGAAGATAGATATATGGTCGCTTGGCTGCATCTTGGCTGAACTTTGTACTGGCAAT GTACTCTTCCAGAATGATTCCCCTGCAACTTTACTTGCACGGGTGATGGGAATCATTTCCCCTATTGATCAAGGCATGCTAGCCAAAGGACGTGATACATACAAATACTTcacaaaaaatcacatgcttTATGAACGGAATCAG GAAACAAACAGACTGGAATACCTGATACCAAAGAAGACATCCTTGAGGCACAGGCTTCCAATGGGGGACCAAGGCTTCATAGACTTCGTTGCTCATCTGCTTGAGATAAACCCGAAGAAGCGCCCTTCTGCATCTGAAGCTCTGAAGCACCCGTGGCTATCATATCCTTACGAACCCATATCATCGTGA